One genomic segment of Kiritimatiella glycovorans includes these proteins:
- the larC gene encoding nickel pincer cofactor biosynthesis protein LarC, whose protein sequence is MKWLRFDSTGGASGDMILAALIDLGADAGRMQEALRSFAPDAFSIETSGEHRGGFRGRRVEVVVPDEHHAHRHLRHIREAAEGSDLPAPVREMTLKVFGTLAEAEAKVHGTTPEKIHFHEVGAVDAMVDIAGACWALHELGVEAVSAAPLPLGCGTIECAHGTMPCPAPATVELLQGMATVATEEPHELVTPTGAALLKTWTKSMPAPAGGRALRSGYGFGSRALENRPNLLRATLLEGSADSGRPDTCLVLESTLDDLTPELTAVLCDRLRDEALDVFCTPVQMKRGRPGVNVTVICRPEDRAACVGLLFRHSTTFGVRETEAKRHVLERERREAETPYGRIAIKIGRRGDEICSCTPELKDCEMRAAEHDVPVRTVYEAASAAARELADDG, encoded by the coding sequence ATGAAATGGCTGCGATTCGATTCCACCGGCGGCGCGAGCGGCGACATGATCCTCGCCGCGCTGATCGATCTCGGCGCCGACGCCGGGCGCATGCAGGAGGCACTGCGCAGTTTTGCGCCGGATGCGTTTTCTATTGAGACTTCGGGGGAGCATCGCGGCGGATTCCGCGGACGGCGCGTCGAGGTCGTCGTGCCCGACGAACATCACGCCCACCGGCATCTGCGCCATATCCGCGAAGCAGCCGAAGGGAGCGATCTCCCGGCGCCGGTGCGCGAAATGACGCTGAAGGTCTTCGGAACGCTGGCGGAGGCGGAAGCGAAGGTGCACGGCACCACGCCGGAAAAAATCCATTTCCATGAAGTGGGCGCGGTGGACGCGATGGTCGACATCGCGGGCGCCTGCTGGGCGCTGCACGAACTCGGCGTCGAAGCCGTAAGCGCAGCGCCGCTCCCGCTGGGCTGCGGCACGATCGAATGCGCCCACGGCACGATGCCCTGTCCCGCACCGGCCACGGTCGAACTGCTGCAGGGCATGGCGACGGTCGCCACGGAAGAACCCCACGAACTGGTGACCCCCACGGGCGCCGCGCTGCTGAAGACCTGGACGAAGTCGATGCCCGCCCCGGCCGGGGGCCGGGCGCTGCGCTCGGGATACGGGTTCGGATCGCGGGCGCTGGAAAACCGTCCCAACCTCCTGCGCGCCACGCTCCTGGAGGGTTCGGCCGATTCCGGCCGCCCCGACACCTGCCTGGTCCTGGAGAGCACTCTCGACGACCTGACCCCGGAATTGACCGCCGTGCTCTGCGACCGGCTTCGCGATGAGGCGCTGGACGTGTTCTGCACCCCGGTCCAGATGAAACGCGGCCGGCCCGGTGTGAACGTGACGGTGATCTGTCGCCCAGAAGACCGCGCAGCCTGCGTGGGACTTCTGTTCCGTCACTCCACGACGTTCGGGGTGAGAGAGACCGAGGCGAAACGGCATGTACTGGAACGCGAGCGCCGCGAGGCGGAGACCCCCTACGGCAGGATCGCCATCAAAATCGGACGACGCGGCGACGAGATCTGTTCATGCACCCCCGAACTGAAGGACTGCGAAATGAGGGCGGCCGAACACGACGTCCCGGTCCGCACGGTCTACGAGGCCGCCTCGGCCGCGGCGCGGGAGTTGGCCGATGACGGCTGA
- a CDS encoding HD domain-containing protein: MTAEGLDALRGHFLAYVRDQRSAATAERQPLHELKEQHSCRVAAHARRIAEREGWAERNCTIGEAAGWLHDTGRFDQINRYGTFRDKESVNHGEHGFRVLSELAWFTNCAGGNGLRALLLDAVRYHNRREIPAHVPDGHRPILHLVRDADKLDNFGVHYRAITSGEADRYPELLLHAGPGHPPTPEALEALLRRETVDYGHVHSRTDMVLLHLSWLYDLHYPSSLRHAREEGVVDRVRALLPDDPDIEEAIREAERFLDETLSQ, from the coding sequence ATGACGGCTGAGGGCCTCGATGCACTGCGCGGTCACTTTCTGGCCTATGTCCGCGATCAGCGCTCCGCGGCGACTGCAGAACGCCAGCCGCTGCACGAGCTGAAGGAACAGCATTCGTGCAGGGTGGCGGCCCACGCCCGTCGCATCGCGGAACGCGAGGGCTGGGCGGAACGAAACTGCACGATCGGAGAGGCGGCCGGCTGGTTGCACGACACGGGCCGCTTCGATCAGATCAACCGCTACGGGACGTTCAGGGACAAGGAATCGGTCAATCACGGGGAACACGGCTTTCGCGTGTTGAGTGAACTCGCCTGGTTTACAAACTGCGCGGGCGGCAACGGGCTGCGCGCGCTGCTGCTCGATGCGGTGCGCTATCACAACCGCCGCGAGATTCCCGCGCACGTGCCGGACGGCCACCGTCCGATCCTTCATCTCGTCCGCGACGCCGACAAGCTCGACAACTTCGGCGTGCATTATCGGGCGATCACCTCGGGCGAAGCCGACCGCTATCCCGAGCTCCTGCTCCATGCGGGTCCGGGGCATCCCCCCACTCCGGAAGCGCTCGAGGCACTGCTGCGCCGCGAGACCGTGGATTACGGCCACGTGCATTCACGCACGGACATGGTCCTGCTGCATCTCTCCTGGCTCTACGATCTTCACTATCCGTCTTCGCTCCGTCATGCGCGCGAAGAGGGGGTCGTGGACCGGGTCCGGGCGCTGCTGCCCGACGACCCCGATATCGAAGAAGCGATCCGCGAAGCGGAACGCTTTCTGGATGAGACGCTATCGCAGTAA
- a CDS encoding DUF72 domain-containing protein, producing MPRRNKGANWFVGTSGWTYDHWQGIFYPDDLPKSRRFEFYASVFNAVEVNATFYRRFRDSTYEKWRDRVPEGFAYVMKAPRLITHRKYLRDCDDLIDEFRRSVHILGDRLGLILLQLPPKMPYEPDRLGHVLERFDMPGRICVEFRHERWMRDEITQRLDEAGAVSCSVDSPDMRPSGLLTGGKGYVRLHGRRSWYDDKYEEKELKEIAELARDYADRGAEEVYIFFNNDAHGYAPTEAQRVQTLLR from the coding sequence ATGCCGCGCAGGAATAAAGGCGCCAACTGGTTCGTCGGAACCTCCGGATGGACGTATGACCACTGGCAGGGGATCTTCTATCCCGATGATCTTCCCAAAAGCCGGCGCTTCGAGTTCTACGCCTCGGTTTTCAATGCGGTGGAGGTCAACGCCACGTTTTACCGCCGCTTCAGGGATTCGACCTATGAGAAATGGCGTGACCGGGTACCCGAAGGTTTTGCCTACGTAATGAAGGCTCCGCGCCTGATCACGCATCGGAAATATCTCAGGGATTGCGATGACCTGATCGATGAATTCCGGCGGTCCGTTCATATCCTGGGCGACCGGCTCGGTCTCATCCTGCTTCAGCTTCCCCCGAAAATGCCCTATGAGCCCGACCGGCTGGGGCACGTGCTCGAACGGTTCGACATGCCCGGAAGGATCTGTGTCGAATTCCGCCACGAACGCTGGATGCGCGACGAGATTACACAACGGCTCGATGAGGCCGGGGCTGTGTCCTGCTCCGTCGATTCACCCGACATGCGGCCCTCAGGCCTGCTCACCGGCGGGAAGGGATACGTCCGACTGCACGGGAGACGGAGCTGGTACGACGACAAGTACGAGGAAAAGGAGTTGAAGGAGATCGCGGAACTGGCTCGTGATTACGCGGATCGCGGAGCGGAAGAGGTGTACATCTTTTTCAACAACGACGCTCACGGATATGCGCCGACCGAAGCGCAGCGCGTGCAGACCTTACTGCGATAG
- a CDS encoding ferredoxin, which translates to MKAKVDADLCTGCGLCPDMCPEVFELTSDVAEVKVDEVPAEAEDTCREAAESCPVEAISIEE; encoded by the coding sequence ATGAAGGCCAAAGTGGATGCCGATTTGTGCACGGGTTGCGGGCTCTGCCCGGATATGTGCCCGGAGGTTTTTGAGCTGACCAGCGACGTCGCCGAGGTCAAGGTGGATGAGGTCCCGGCGGAAGCCGAGGATACCTGCCGCGAAGCGGCGGAGAGCTGCCCGGTCGAAGCCATTTCGATCGAAGAGTAA
- a CDS encoding radical SAM protein — MNDSCRYLFGPVVSRRLGRSLGVDLIPAKTCSISCIFCQLGPTRNPTLERREYVPTEQVIAELRAWIRAGGETDFITLAGSGEPTLHLHFDRVLKFLEPHPFRTALLSNGTLFTDPAVRRGAAHADVVKLSLSAWDRTSFERIHHPHPDLDFEPMMKGYRDFRSLYRGALWLEVFVVPGLNSGEEQVKRIAARAKEIRPDRVQLNTAVRPAAEAGVRAASPDKLQRLAALFDPPAEIAAPRAHGGTVSLPLSAQTLTGILQRHPATAAQLAEMIGHPEEAVRELLEDMVRAGRCHTREQKDETFFTR; from the coding sequence GTGAACGATTCCTGTCGCTATCTTTTCGGACCGGTGGTGTCGCGGCGGCTGGGCCGCTCGCTGGGCGTGGACCTCATTCCCGCCAAGACCTGTTCGATCAGCTGCATCTTCTGTCAGCTCGGCCCCACGCGGAATCCCACCCTCGAACGGCGTGAATATGTGCCCACCGAGCAGGTCATCGCGGAACTCAGGGCCTGGATCCGGGCGGGAGGCGAGACGGACTTTATCACGCTGGCCGGATCGGGCGAACCGACGCTTCACCTGCACTTCGACCGCGTCCTTAAATTCCTCGAACCGCATCCCTTCCGCACGGCGCTGCTGAGCAACGGCACCCTGTTTACGGATCCCGCCGTGCGGCGCGGCGCGGCTCATGCCGACGTGGTCAAGCTCTCGCTCAGCGCATGGGACCGCACATCGTTCGAACGCATCCACCACCCCCACCCCGACCTCGACTTCGAACCTATGATGAAGGGTTACCGGGATTTCCGGAGCCTTTACCGGGGCGCACTATGGCTTGAAGTCTTCGTCGTACCGGGACTCAACAGCGGCGAGGAGCAGGTGAAGCGCATCGCCGCCCGGGCGAAGGAGATCCGTCCCGACCGGGTACAGCTCAACACGGCGGTTCGTCCGGCCGCAGAGGCGGGCGTTCGTGCCGCGTCGCCTGACAAGCTCCAGCGACTCGCCGCGCTGTTCGATCCGCCGGCGGAGATTGCCGCGCCCCGGGCCCACGGCGGCACGGTCTCGCTGCCGCTGAGCGCGCAGACGCTGACCGGCATCCTGCAGCGCCATCCCGCGACGGCCGCACAGCTCGCGGAGATGATCGGTCATCCCGAAGAGGCCGTGCGGGAGCTGCTCGAGGACATGGTGCGCGCGGGCCGCTGCCACACCCGGGAACAGAAGGACGAGACCTTCTTCACGCGCTGA
- a CDS encoding exosortase/archaeosortase family protein gives MSNGHTLSTGLPGGAAPGIWSERWRLAAIPREEMLRLLFVSVMVGLLYVMFHFLGNTVENVQSRSAFQWMFARWRDKISFGADYSHGYLIPFVSLGVLWYKRRELFAATRRINYLGLGVVVMALAMHWLGAKMQQTRISLMSLILLLWGIPFYLLGWQTAKLLIFPCAYLIFCIPLNFLDTLAFPLRMFASTTSAQFLNSIGIAAVQRGSAIFSGASGFEFDVADPCSGLRSLLAMTALTAVYAYFTQKTLLKKWLLFLCSIPLAVFGNVARITTIAMMAEAFGQQVALGIYHDYSGYILFAAAIALMVALGSLFNMNYREQFEKWKSSLFART, from the coding sequence GTGAGCAACGGTCATACGCTTTCAACAGGCCTCCCCGGGGGCGCCGCGCCGGGCATCTGGAGCGAGCGCTGGCGGCTGGCGGCTATTCCGCGCGAGGAGATGCTGCGGCTGCTGTTTGTATCGGTGATGGTCGGACTCCTCTACGTGATGTTTCATTTCCTCGGCAACACGGTGGAGAACGTCCAGAGCCGGTCCGCGTTTCAGTGGATGTTCGCGCGCTGGAGGGACAAGATCTCGTTCGGCGCGGACTATTCGCACGGCTATCTCATCCCCTTCGTCAGCCTGGGCGTGCTCTGGTATAAACGCAGAGAGCTGTTCGCCGCGACCCGGCGCATCAACTACCTCGGTCTCGGCGTCGTCGTGATGGCCCTGGCCATGCACTGGCTGGGGGCCAAGATGCAGCAGACGCGCATCTCGCTGATGAGCCTGATCCTGCTGCTCTGGGGCATTCCCTTCTATCTGCTGGGATGGCAGACCGCGAAGCTCCTCATTTTCCCCTGCGCCTACCTCATCTTCTGTATCCCGCTGAACTTTCTCGACACGCTCGCCTTTCCGCTGCGCATGTTCGCCTCGACCACCTCCGCGCAATTCCTCAATTCCATCGGGATCGCCGCGGTCCAGCGCGGGAGCGCGATCTTCTCGGGGGCGAGCGGTTTCGAGTTCGATGTGGCCGACCCCTGCAGCGGCCTCCGGTCTCTGCTGGCGATGACGGCCCTGACGGCGGTGTACGCCTATTTCACGCAAAAGACGCTGCTCAAGAAGTGGCTTCTCTTCCTGTGCTCCATTCCGCTGGCGGTATTCGGTAACGTGGCCCGCATCACGACGATCGCGATGATGGCCGAAGCGTTCGGGCAGCAGGTGGCGCTGGGTATCTACCACGACTATTCGGGCTACATTCTCTTCGCCGCCGCGATCGCGCTGATGGTGGCGCTCGGAAGCCTGTTCAACATGAACTACCGGGAGCAGTTCGAAAAATGGAAAAGTTCTCTTTTCGCCCGTACCTGA
- a CDS encoding exosortase-associated EpsI family protein: MEKFSFRPYLIIIGLMIVTSFLLAFTVDVELIDQPGVRTDLPREIAGYTGSQRLFCHNKDCEWSGTMDQLDVPDICPDCGEPLYAMSWPEKEQLPDDTEFVKYEYTNDTDRTVYVSIVLSGRERSSIHRPQRCLPGQGHKALEEHDISVPVEDRRKPLNVRVIESVVPVPGETAAATPHYYAYWFAGRGRETASHYARMFWLAWDRVVHGVAHKWAYISVAGVREEDSRDYEEQLKPVIAELYPALTLTDKELERH, encoded by the coding sequence ATGGAAAAGTTCTCTTTTCGCCCGTACCTGATCATCATCGGACTGATGATCGTGACTTCGTTCCTGCTGGCCTTCACGGTCGACGTGGAACTGATCGACCAGCCCGGGGTCCGCACGGATCTGCCGCGCGAGATCGCGGGGTATACCGGCAGTCAGCGCCTGTTCTGTCATAACAAGGATTGTGAATGGTCGGGCACCATGGACCAGCTCGACGTGCCGGACATCTGCCCGGACTGCGGCGAACCGCTCTACGCGATGAGCTGGCCGGAGAAGGAGCAGCTCCCCGACGATACGGAGTTCGTGAAGTACGAGTACACGAACGACACGGACCGGACGGTCTATGTCTCCATCGTGCTGAGCGGGCGGGAGCGCAGCAGTATTCACCGCCCGCAGCGCTGCCTGCCCGGCCAGGGCCACAAGGCGCTCGAAGAACACGACATCTCGGTGCCCGTGGAGGACCGCCGCAAGCCGCTCAACGTGCGGGTGATCGAGAGCGTGGTGCCCGTGCCGGGCGAGACGGCCGCGGCCACGCCTCATTATTACGCGTACTGGTTCGCGGGCCGCGGACGCGAGACGGCTTCGCACTACGCGCGCATGTTCTGGCTGGCCTGGGACCGCGTGGTTCACGGCGTGGCCCACAAGTGGGCCTACATCTCCGTGGCCGGCGTGCGCGAGGAGGACTCGCGGGACTACGAGGAACAGCTCAAGCCGGTCATCGCCGAACTTTACCCCGCACTGACGCTGACGGACAAGGAACTCGAACGCCACTGA
- a CDS encoding xylulokinase, translating to MPRYFLGLDSSTQSLTALIIDPAAGSVVHETTVVYDRELPRYGTRHGVLPDADPRVVHAPPLMWAEALDLVFRRLHDEGAPLDRIAAVSGSGQQHGSVYGSERFPEALNGLDRQRGLAGSISGTLSRTTAPVWMDSSTAAECEEITRALGGAAAVAEATGSAAFERFTGPQIRRFHKTDPEAYEKTAHIALVSSFMASLLLGRPAPIDHGDGAGMNLMDIRQRRWHGKALAATAPDLERKLPPLTPPDAVLGPVHPYFSRTAGLPSDAQVVAWSGDNPCSLAGLGLVETGRHAVSCGTSDTYFGFMPECHTDPRAEGHIFGAPTGDYMSLICFKNGSLARERVRDAFGYDWEAFSAALRRTPPGNHGRIMLPYFEPEIVPRVAGAGIRRKGLDENDADANCRAVVEAQMMSMRLHSAWMGSRPRELYATGGASANREILQVMADVHGCLVTRFRAGNSAALGAALRGAHAFAAASGEACDWQTLTAPFLDPDPELAANPRPESAAVYEDLIRAYADFEQEALA from the coding sequence ATGCCACGGTATTTTCTCGGACTGGACTCCAGCACGCAGAGTCTCACGGCCCTTATCATCGACCCCGCCGCCGGGTCGGTCGTCCATGAAACCACTGTGGTCTATGACCGCGAGCTGCCCCGCTACGGAACCCGGCACGGGGTACTCCCCGACGCTGACCCGCGCGTCGTCCACGCCCCCCCGCTGATGTGGGCGGAGGCCCTCGACCTCGTCTTCCGCCGCCTCCACGACGAAGGGGCGCCGCTGGACCGGATCGCCGCCGTCTCCGGCTCCGGCCAGCAGCACGGTTCGGTCTACGGGTCGGAGCGGTTTCCCGAAGCCCTGAACGGCCTGGACCGGCAGCGGGGTCTGGCGGGATCAATTTCAGGAACCTTGAGCCGCACCACGGCCCCGGTCTGGATGGACTCCTCGACCGCCGCGGAGTGCGAAGAGATCACGCGGGCGCTCGGAGGGGCCGCGGCGGTGGCGGAGGCCACGGGATCGGCCGCGTTCGAACGGTTCACCGGGCCGCAGATCCGCCGCTTCCACAAGACCGACCCCGAGGCCTACGAAAAGACCGCGCACATCGCGCTGGTGAGTTCCTTCATGGCCTCCCTGCTGCTCGGCCGCCCGGCGCCGATCGATCACGGGGACGGGGCGGGCATGAACCTGATGGACATCCGGCAACGACGCTGGCACGGAAAGGCCCTCGCGGCCACCGCGCCGGATCTCGAGCGGAAGCTGCCGCCGCTGACGCCTCCCGATGCGGTACTCGGACCCGTGCATCCCTATTTCAGCCGGACCGCGGGCCTGCCTTCGGACGCACAGGTCGTGGCCTGGTCCGGCGATAACCCGTGCAGCCTGGCCGGGCTGGGTCTCGTGGAGACGGGACGGCACGCGGTAAGCTGCGGGACCAGCGATACCTATTTCGGCTTCATGCCCGAGTGCCATACCGACCCCCGCGCCGAGGGGCATATCTTCGGCGCACCGACCGGCGACTACATGAGCCTGATCTGCTTCAAGAACGGCTCCCTGGCCCGCGAGCGCGTGCGCGACGCCTTCGGCTACGACTGGGAGGCCTTCTCGGCCGCACTGCGCCGGACCCCGCCCGGAAACCACGGCCGGATCATGCTGCCCTACTTCGAGCCGGAGATCGTACCGCGGGTGGCCGGGGCGGGGATTCGCCGGAAGGGGCTGGACGAGAACGACGCCGATGCGAACTGCCGTGCCGTGGTGGAGGCCCAGATGATGTCGATGCGCCTGCACTCCGCCTGGATGGGCAGCCGCCCCCGCGAACTCTACGCCACCGGCGGGGCCTCGGCGAACCGGGAGATCCTCCAGGTGATGGCCGATGTACACGGGTGTCTGGTGACCCGGTTCCGCGCCGGGAACAGCGCGGCGCTGGGCGCCGCGCTCCGCGGCGCCCATGCCTTCGCCGCCGCCTCGGGCGAGGCCTGCGACTGGCAAACGCTGACCGCTCCGTTCCTGGACCCCGACCCCGAACTCGCGGCGAACCCGCGACCGGAATCCGCCGCCGTCTACGAAGACCTCATTCGCGCGTATGCCGATTTCGAACAGGAGGCTCTGGCATGA
- a CDS encoding DPP IV N-terminal domain-containing protein translates to MNRCRYRIALTLTVLSALACTAPAAEVRVVKSAGETTRLDVSGFSARGAAASTFRETLIRDLQLSGWFDLRSSAPEFRLTGAAADNGERVEARCTVRDAAGQTVFAKRYQSGASAARRLAHRVSDAVVKSLTGRPGIASTRIAFVGTRSGAKELYLCDADGAGVRRITRDGAICVAPNWGPRASRLVYTSYARDFPDIHLLELASGRRRVIASYGGLNTGADLAPDGRHIALILSKDGNPDLYVKDMKSGALRRLTRTANAAEASPSWSPDGKHLVYVSDHSGRPHLYIIPARGGRPRRFTSMGTENVAPDWGEYGWIAWSSRRGGRYRIALANPSTGERREAGPADGADYEEPSWARDGRHIVCTRTSGYRSALYRLDTVTGRSIPLVTISGDWYTPAWSP, encoded by the coding sequence ATGAATCGATGCAGATACAGGATCGCTCTGACCCTGACGGTTCTCTCCGCACTCGCCTGTACGGCGCCGGCCGCCGAGGTCCGCGTCGTCAAATCGGCGGGCGAAACCACGCGGCTTGACGTCTCCGGCTTCAGCGCCCGCGGAGCCGCGGCGTCCACATTCCGCGAGACCCTGATCCGCGATCTCCAGCTTTCCGGCTGGTTCGACCTGCGCAGCTCCGCCCCCGAGTTCCGCCTGACGGGCGCGGCGGCGGACAACGGCGAACGGGTCGAAGCGCGCTGCACGGTGCGCGACGCCGCGGGACAGACGGTCTTCGCCAAACGCTACCAGTCCGGCGCCTCCGCGGCGCGCCGGCTGGCGCACCGGGTCTCGGACGCCGTGGTTAAAAGCCTCACCGGCCGTCCGGGCATTGCCTCCACGCGCATCGCCTTCGTGGGCACCCGTTCGGGGGCCAAGGAACTCTATCTCTGCGACGCCGACGGCGCCGGGGTCCGGCGGATCACCCGCGACGGGGCGATCTGCGTGGCGCCGAACTGGGGTCCGCGCGCCTCCCGGCTGGTCTACACCTCATACGCGCGCGATTTTCCCGACATCCATCTGCTGGAGCTGGCGAGCGGCCGCCGCCGCGTCATCGCCTCGTACGGCGGATTGAACACCGGCGCCGATCTCGCACCCGACGGACGGCATATCGCCCTGATCCTGTCCAAGGACGGCAATCCGGACCTCTACGTCAAAGACATGAAAAGCGGCGCTCTGCGCCGGCTGACGCGCACCGCCAACGCCGCCGAGGCCTCGCCTTCGTGGTCGCCGGACGGCAAACACCTCGTCTACGTCTCCGACCACTCGGGCCGCCCCCATCTCTACATTATTCCCGCCCGCGGAGGGCGTCCGCGCCGGTTCACCAGCATGGGCACGGAAAACGTGGCCCCCGACTGGGGCGAGTACGGCTGGATCGCGTGGTCGAGCCGCCGGGGCGGACGTTACCGCATCGCGCTCGCGAATCCCTCCACCGGCGAACGGCGCGAGGCCGGTCCCGCCGACGGGGCCGACTACGAGGAACCCTCCTGGGCGCGGGACGGACGGCATATCGTCTGCACGCGGACGAGCGGCTATCGATCCGCGCTGTACCGGCTTGACACTGTAACCGGCCGTTCGATACCTTTAGTCACTATTTCGGGAGACTGGTACACACCGGCCTGGTCGCCTTGA
- the pal gene encoding peptidoglycan-associated lipoprotein Pal — protein MSTKVHMLWLGLVICGLLAGGCRSRKPSWDVYGSTPSGDYPGSAYSGSMIGEEGAIPLGSRFTGGEEHREVFSPVHFAYDSSAVRASERATIEEAAEHLRNHSEHALIVEGHCDERGSREYNLALGERRALAVRDYLVNLGIEPARIQTKSYGEEKPAAMGHNEQAWSKNRRAELVLYY, from the coding sequence ATGTCGACCAAAGTACACATGCTGTGGCTCGGACTGGTGATCTGCGGACTGCTCGCAGGGGGATGCCGCAGCCGTAAACCTTCTTGGGACGTCTACGGATCGACTCCTTCGGGTGATTACCCCGGTTCGGCCTACTCCGGATCGATGATCGGCGAGGAGGGCGCCATCCCGCTGGGATCCCGGTTCACCGGCGGCGAGGAGCACCGCGAGGTCTTCAGCCCGGTTCATTTCGCCTATGACAGTTCTGCGGTCCGCGCCTCCGAGCGCGCGACGATTGAGGAGGCGGCCGAACACCTCAGGAACCATTCCGAACACGCCCTGATCGTCGAGGGGCACTGCGACGAACGGGGAAGCCGCGAATACAACCTCGCGCTCGGCGAACGGCGTGCCCTGGCGGTCCGCGACTATCTGGTGAATCTCGGCATCGAACCCGCCCGCATCCAGACCAAGAGCTACGGCGAGGAAAAGCCGGCGGCCATGGGCCACAACGAGCAGGCCTGGAGCAAGAATCGACGCGCGGAGCTGGTGCTCTACTACTGA
- a CDS encoding GGDEF domain-containing protein — MGLLAVTVNWDFLLSRAGEVLIVVAISFAVLTVLMSLYRYQTLMERSSSEGEAAPRFPDLEGDPLRLMVARRVGALTDRSRHFGLLLMDPTPLAGEQLERLADGLRKHIRSNDDLAVSPDGRIGILLETGIEGMRRCIERLDRVIRREYTLTDGEGKLRIGAAACPVHGRNSKALIDNAAGALDEPDNFPSTPGRDEPEDAEEEDLAASDRAMLDPLTEVLRPDKVASFMRKFLGQQRRGTELALFFLGLNNMEEIEEFEGEEAADAVRKGLSDIMKRALREEDILGRFDADHFLVLLLCSQDAAPGVARRLHETVRRERVEWQGRRLQVSINIGVSLCPEHGKNIPRLFRAAHAAYRTAVERGGSMCEVFGHSSRQTLVN; from the coding sequence ATGGGACTTCTCGCCGTCACCGTAAACTGGGATTTCCTCCTGTCTCGTGCGGGCGAGGTGCTGATCGTGGTGGCGATTTCCTTCGCGGTGCTCACCGTGCTGATGAGTCTCTACCGCTACCAGACGCTGATGGAGCGCTCCTCGTCCGAAGGTGAAGCCGCGCCGCGCTTTCCTGACCTGGAGGGAGATCCGCTTCGTCTGATGGTGGCCCGCCGGGTTGGCGCGCTGACGGACCGATCCAGGCATTTCGGGCTCCTGCTGATGGATCCGACGCCCCTTGCCGGTGAACAACTCGAACGGCTCGCCGACGGACTCCGTAAACACATCCGAAGCAATGACGATCTGGCCGTGTCCCCCGACGGACGCATCGGCATCCTGCTGGAAACCGGCATTGAGGGCATGCGCCGCTGTATCGAACGCCTCGACCGTGTGATCCGGCGCGAATACACCCTCACAGACGGGGAAGGAAAACTCCGCATCGGCGCGGCGGCCTGTCCCGTGCATGGCCGGAACTCAAAAGCGCTGATCGACAACGCAGCCGGCGCGCTGGATGAGCCGGACAACTTCCCATCCACGCCCGGGCGGGATGAGCCGGAGGACGCGGAGGAAGAAGATCTGGCGGCCTCGGACAGGGCCATGCTGGATCCGCTGACCGAGGTCTTACGTCCCGATAAAGTGGCCTCCTTCATGCGCAAGTTTCTCGGCCAGCAGCGCAGGGGAACGGAACTCGCCCTGTTTTTCCTCGGGTTGAACAACATGGAAGAGATCGAAGAATTCGAGGGAGAGGAAGCGGCCGACGCCGTACGCAAGGGACTCAGCGACATCATGAAACGGGCGCTGCGCGAGGAGGACATCCTCGGCCGTTTCGACGCCGATCACTTCCTCGTGCTTCTCCTCTGTTCCCAGGACGCGGCCCCCGGCGTGGCCCGCCGGCTGCACGAGACCGTGCGACGGGAGCGGGTGGAATGGCAGGGGCGCCGCCTCCAGGTCTCGATCAATATCGGCGTCTCACTCTGCCCGGAGCACGGCAAGAATATTCCCCGGCTCTTCCGCGCCGCTCATGCCGCGTACCGGACCGCCGTCGAACGCGGCGGATCCATGTGCGAGGTGTTCGGCCATTCATCCCGCCAGACCCTCGTAAACTGA